TGGAAAAGATGCAGAGAAAGTTTGTGGTCGCTATTAACATAGCAATGAAATAACGTATGACAAGGAGGCAAACACATTTCATTCAATTCGCCAGGATTCCAAGCGGTAACCATATGTCGCCGCCCGAAAGGATCCTTTTTGATTCCTTCAATTAGGTTGCGTATTTGATCAATTTCTACACCACCATAGGTTCGCCATTTACGCCACTGAACTCCATAAATTCTCCCGACATCCCCGTCAAATTTCGCTTTTGGTTTCCAATAATCTGAATTAGCGTTATCGTCCCAAATATGACAACCCATTTTCTGCAATTCTTTATTGTCTTGGCTACCAGTCAAAAACCACAAGAGTTCTGCTTTAACCAATTTGAATGGCTCCTGCTTGGTCGTAACGATTGGAAAACCGTCGGTCATTTTGAAGCGCATCTCTCTAACAAATACCGAACGATTATGCCCAATACTAGTACGATCGGGTCGGCCATCACCATTTTCCCAAACATCCTTCAAGACAGCTAGATACTGTTTCACTATTTTCCCTTTCAAAAAAACTAAAATGATTCTAACAAAAATCAGGGATTCCGGCAAAAACTTTTTCGTGGACCTACGGGGAGTCGAACCCCGGCCTCGCCCATGCCATGGGAGCGTAATACCGTTTTACTATAGGCCCTCGTTGAAAGTATTGTATATTTTGCCTTGATTTTCGTCAAAGCCTTATTTAACAGGATCCCAGAGTGCCCTCGCGAGGAATCGAACCTCAATTTACTCGTTAGGAGTGAGTCGTTCTAACCATTGAACTACGAGGGCATGAATTATAGGAGCTTTACCCTTAATCTAGCTTAAACGGAGTAAATATGCTACAATTACCCCATAAGCTTAAATAGGCTCGCCGAAGGCGGCTAAAGCTTAAAAGGTCTAAATTTAAAAAATCAAAACAAAATGGCAGACGTTACAACAGGCTATTGCGTTAAATGTAAGGCCAAAGACCGAAAGATGGTCAATGCTACGGAAGTAGCAATGCAGGGAAAAGGAGGAAAGCCTCGCCGGGCTATGACTGGCACGTGCGAAGTTTGCGGCACAAAGATGTTCCGCATCATGGGCAATAAAGTCTAGTATTTGTTTAGGCCTAAACAAATTGAGTGAAACGCCCGTCCGCCAGTTGGCGGATGGGCGTTTTGCTAGGCCTTTGCTAATATTTTGGCAGGGGTCCATGGAGGGTTGGCAGAGTGGTCTAACGCGCCGCACTCGAAATGCGGTTGGGAAGAAATTCCCTCGGAGGTTCGAATCCTCCACCCTCCGCCAGGGCCTATAGTTCAGTGGTAGAACGCCTCGTTTGCAACGAGGAGGGGGGAGTTCGATTCTCCCTAGGTCCACCGATCAAAAAACCAGACTAAAGTCTGGTTTTTTGATAACTTAATTGCTAAACTTCAGCCGGAACATTAAAGGAGTAATGGATGAGCCTGGAACCGAAGACCGCGAAAGAGTCAGCGATTAACGACTACCCCTACATTCTCTTTGAAACCGATATCAATCCGCGTGGCACCGCATTCGGCGGACGAGTCATGGAAGTTGCCGACAAGGTAGCCGCAATTGTTTCCCGCCGACACAGCAGAGTGGATTGCGTCACCCTGCAAGTGGACTCTCTCAAATTTATCGGCCCAGCCGTAAAGGGCGAGGTGTTGGTCTACAAAGCCGCAGTAAACCGGGTTTGGAGAACCTCAATGGAAATTGGGGTGAAGGTCTACGCTGAAAGCCCGCGAACCGGAGAACGGCGCCACGTTGTCAGCGCCTACTTCACCTTCGTGGGAATCGGAGATGATAGCCGGCCGATTACTTTGCCTCAAGCCATTCCGGAAACTGATGAGGAAAAGCGCCGCTATGAAAAAGCTGATTTGCGCCGCCAGCGCCGCCTGAAAGAAGACAGGGAAGATTCAGAGAATAAAAAAATAACCCCGTGAGGGGTTATTTTTATGCCTGCTTTTTATCCTTCGCTGCCCGGTCGAATTTATTGCGTTCATGCGTGGTAAGAAACGCTTTGCGGAGACGGATATTTTTCGGAGTAACCTCCACTAATTCATCATCGGAAATATAATCCAGGGCATCTTCCAGGCCCATCGTGTGAGGAACCTCTAATCCCTCCTGCACACCGAAGTTTTTGGTACGGAAGTTAGTCAATTCTTTTGTTTTGCAGATATTTACCAAGATATCACCGGCCTTAGCATTCTCACCAACAACCATGCCTTCATATACATCCACCTGCGGACCTATGAAAAGATGACCGCGATCCTGTGAATTCAACAAACCATAGCTATTGGAGATTCCGTTATCAGTAGAAACCAAAGAACCGTGTTGTCCGTCATCCAAATCTCCCTTAATCGGCTCGTAGCCCAAAAAGATACTATTCATAATTCCATTGCCTTTCGTGGCGGTCAAAAAAGGATTACGGATACCGATTAAACCGCGAGTAGGAATAGCGAAATCAATAAAAACTTGGCCTCGATCCACTTTCATATCTTTCATTTCACCTAAACGCTTGCCGAGCATTTCAATAACCGTTCCGGAAAAGGCCTCCGGCGCTTCAATGGAAACTAACTCCATCGGCTCCTGCTTCTTGCCGTCAATATCTTTGAAAATAACTTGAGGCTTAGAAACCTCCAGTTCAAATCCTTCGCGACGCATTTTTTCAATAAGAATCGCTAAATGTAACTCGCCGCGGCCGGCGACTACCCAACGATCCGGTGAGCCGGTCGAAGCTACCGACAAAGCAACGTCAGTTTCTAATTCTTGCTTAAGACGTTCATCTAAATTACGGGAAGTGGTGTGCTTACCGTCTTTTCCGGCGAATGGAGAAGTATTCACGCCAAAAGTCATCTTGATAGTCGGCTCATCGATTTTAATAATCGGCAAAGCTTCCGGATGATCAATGTCAGCAAGAGTCTCTCCGATAGAAACATCAGCAATTCCGGCGATTGCCACAATGTCTCCCGCTCCGGCAGACTCCACTTCAACCCGATTCAAACCGTCAAAAAGCATCACCGAAGTAAGTGAAATCTTTTTCATAACACCGGCGCGATTGATATGCATTACCGGAACTCCCTTTTTCAAAACTCCGGCATAAATTCGGCCGACAGCAATCTTGCCTTTGTAGTTGTCGTAGGAAAGATTCACAGTAAGTACCTGCAACGGTTTACCTTCATTCACTTGCGGCGCAGGAATATATTTCACTACCGCGTCAAAGACCGGCTCAATGTCTTTCATTGCATCTAAATTTGCCTCCAAGCCTGCCTTGCCTTGTACTCCGGAAGCATAGATGACCGGAAAGTTAGCCTGATCATCATTAGCACCCAATTCAACGAATAAATCGAAGGTAGCGTTCAAGGTCCACTCTGGGCGAGCGCCCGGCTTATCAATTTTGTTAATTACCACAATTGCCTTATGGCCGGCCTGGATAGCTTTACGTAATACGAATTTCGTCTGTGGCATCGGACCTTCTTTGGCATCTACTACCAAAAGCACACCGTCCACCATACGCATAATGCGCTCCACCTCTCCTCCGAAATCAGCGTGACCTGGGGTGTCCACGATATTAATTTTATAGTCGTGATATTTTACCGCGACGTTTTTTGCAAAAATAGTAATTCCCCGCTCTCGTTCAAGATCGTTGGAATCCATAATCAAATCTTTATTTCCGTCGCTTTTGATTTTAAAATTTTCCGACTGCTTCAAAAGCGCATCCACTAAAGTGGTTTTGCCGTGGTCAACGTGAGCGATAATTGCGATGTTACGTAAATTCATAATAAAAAAGCCTTGCGGCTCTAAGTTTATAGATTGTACTACACTTGACTTTAAAAGTCAAATGTTGGACTATCTCTGAGCGGGCAGGGGGGGGCTGAGCGGGTAAGGGGAATCGAACCCCTGTCTTTAGCTTGGAAAGCTAAGGTAATGCCATTATACGATACCCGCAGTCGTCAAATCCTGTTTTCTACAATATCATACCAGCGTCTTGATTAAAGTAAAGAAATAGATAAAGTTATAGTAGCTTGCCCCTCATAGGAGGCGGGTCTGTCTTATGGATAAGATTAAAACCAAGCATATTGTGACTGTAATCATGGCCACGGCACTGGTCTTAGTTTTGCGTTATGTGGTTTTTCCGGCTAAGTTTCTGCCTGGAGAATTTTCGGAGGCTCGCATCAAAGGATCCAACGTGGCGCAAAAAATTGTGGAAATTTCCCGCGCCAATCTTGCCCTGCTGGACACAGTCGCGAAATATGACCGGGCCAGTGACCACACCGAAGCTTTGATTGCCATCTCTGCAGCGATTATTCAAAACCAAGACAATCAAGTGGAAGCAATTCGGCTCTCCGAGCAATTAACTACAATGGCGGAGCAGATGCAAAGGATTAGACCATTGAGGGCCAAAGAAATTGCCACCGAAGCAGTGGCTTCAGAGGTTGCTTTGGTAAGCAGGCTTATCTACTACAATAGTTATTTAGCGCAACTTTTTGAAACCTTGAAAGTAAAGTTTGAAAAGCCCTGGGTTGTCTATTTAGATGGCCAGGTTAATGACTTAATCAACAAAATTAACGATGAAGCTCAAGCCATCAATGAATTGAATAAAAAATTCGTTTCTTCGATGGGCGAGTTAGACGTAATTTTTAATATCGGGGAGTAGTACCTGCCTGCCCTCCATGGGCGGGTGAACCGGCAGGCAGGTACCGGCCCGATTCGCCGAAGCTTGAACGAAGCGAGTAGTGCACGTGTTTTGAAAACGGGGCGTAGTATAACGGTAGTACTCAGACTTTGGGAGTCTGTAGCCTGGGTTCAATTCCCAGCGCCCCGATAAATATCGAAGTAATTTTCAAATTGCCCCCGTAGCTCAATGGTCAGAGCGCACGGTTTCTACCCGTTAGATGTGGGTTCGATTCCTACCGGGGGCACAATTTAAAACCAGGACTTAAGTCCTGGTTTTAAATTCATGCTTTCCGTAGGAATCGAACAGCCGCACCCCGTGTTGGAAGGATTCGGAAACCAGAAGGTGTCCGATCCGCCAACTGGCGGAGGGGGTCGGGGTGCGGCGAAGGTGTTCGAGGTTGAGCAAAGCGAAACCCCTGTTCCTACCGGGGGCATATTGCTCAAACAGTTCTCTCGCATCACCAGAGCTCTTTTTGGCCAGCGCCAAAAAGGCTCTTTTCTCTCGGCAGTTCAATTTTGGTTAAAGAGATATTATAACCAAAAACCCGCTTGAACTGCCTCCGAGATATGCTGCTCAAAAACTATTTTCGCGGTTGGACGAAAGCGGGGCGACTTGTAGCCGATTCCTACCGGGGGCACTAATAAAAAACTGCGGCCTAGGCCGCAGTTTTTTACATAACCTAAGTGAATTCTTCCTCGGCATTCGCCTCGGACATTTCCGCTAGAGTTACTTACTCGGAAGTGAAATGGCGTTGGACTGTAACGTAACAGCCGTTTGCGCCAATGCTCTTCCGTTTAACGTTGCGCCGGTTATCATAGCAACGTTTGTTTTAGCCAGAAGATTTCCCTCAAAGTGCGAACCCGCTCCAAGGGTCACAGCACCGGCAACCTGCCAAAAAATATTCTTGGTCTGGGCGCCACCGCTTAAGAGCATCCGCTTGCCAGCGGCCATATCAAGAGTTCCCGCTATCTGGAAGATCCAGACCGCATTCGCGTCGCCTTGGGCGTCGAGCATAAGATCTGTCGGTATCGTCACAGCGGAATCCCATGTGTAAGTACCAGGGAGAAGGGTTTGACCGGTGACAGTTCCGGCCCCTACATTCAAGAAAGAACCAACTCCTGCTGGTCGCCCAGCAACATCAAGGTATACGGCTTCCATGTCGCTTACGGCCTGAGTCAGCAGTGTTGCATCTGTTGTTCTGCATGCAGGGCCAGTAGCGTCAACTGTGTATATCATCCCAGTCACTTCTACACAATCTAATCCGGTAATAGCCGCGCCCGTAATCGGACTTGTTCCGATATTGCCAGTAATCGCAGACGTAGGAACATCAGTAATTCCGGTTTTTGATAGAATCACGAAATTACCCGCCGACAAAAGGTCAACTGAAGTCGCCGGGACAGCTGCAAACAGAGTGGTTACCCCAGCTAGACCGAGTGCCAAGGAGAAGACAGCCAAAGTTACTATTGAATTCTTATTAAACTTTTTCATGTATTTATTATTTATTTATTATTACTTGTTTATTACTACCTACTCTCTAGTATCGACCTTCTTATAAGGTACACCCGGGCTATATTAAAAGCAAGTTAAATTTTAATATACCAACTGTGGATAACTTTAATCTAAACTTAACCATCCTATCGTGCCCTCTTTATTGGCAAAGAGACGCTGAAAATACAGCCCTTACTTTTATTTTTTACACTGACACTACCGCCATGGGCCTCGGCGACCCATTTTACAATTGATAATCCTAGCCCGATGCTGTTTCCGTCAGAATTATGAGACTTATCTGCTCTATAAAATCGTTCAAACACATGAGGTAGGTCTTCTTTGGATATGCCGATTCCATCATCAGCCACGCTTATTGTAACGAATCCCTTGGACTGCTCAGCGAGAATTTCTGTATGACCGTTCTTGTTGCCATAGAGGATAGAATTTTTTATAAGATTGGTGAGCATTTTTTCCAGATACACCTTATCCCCTAAAATAATAAGGCTCGGTATCTTCCTGGCAATTATGGAGATATTTTTTTTATAAGTAATCGCCTTACATCTTCCTATGATGACCGCGATAAGAGACCTAAGATTTACTTTGTCATATACAATTCTATTTTCTAACTCCCCCTTTCTGGAAGTTATCAGGGTGAGATCCGAAAGAATACCGGAGAGATGCTTTATTTCATAGTTTATAGCCAAAAAAGCGCTCCTCAATGACTTTGGGTTTTTTGACTTATCTAGCATAGCCAAATCCACATTGCCTTGGATTATTGCCAAAGGGGTACGGAGTTCATGGGTGGCATCCGCAATTGATGCTACTTTCAATCTTTCTTCTTCGAGGAGTCTGGCTGTCTCTTTCACCAGTTCCAGTTTCTTGCGTTCAGTTATGTCCCGTACGTTACATTGAATAACGCGCGTCTCACCGGCCATGTAAGAATTGCTCACAAACTCAACCTCAATAGACTGTCCGGATTTTGTTTCTAGTGGTAAATCCTCATAA
This is a stretch of genomic DNA from bacterium. It encodes these proteins:
- the thyA gene encoding thymidylate synthase, whose translation is MKQYLAVLKDVWENGDGRPDRTSIGHNRSVFVREMRFKMTDGFPIVTTKQEPFKLVKAELLWFLTGSQDNKELQKMGCHIWDDNANSDYWKPKAKFDGDVGRIYGVQWRKWRTYGGVEIDQIRNLIEGIKKDPFGRRHMVTAWNPGELNEMCLPPCHTLFHCYVNSDHKLSLHLFQRSCDMVLGVPFNIPSYALLLNMIAQATDTVAHELIMTLSDVHIYTDLDHKNATELMLQREPYPLPKLWLNPDIDDIDRFTMNDIKLVDYKAHPHIYAPMAV
- a CDS encoding DUF5679 domain-containing protein gives rise to the protein MADVTTGYCVKCKAKDRKMVNATEVAMQGKGGKPRRAMTGTCEVCGTKMFRIMGNKV
- a CDS encoding ATP-binding protein, yielding MKKKQLAITAKEKEDVRRKLAVTAKQLAVTAKEKESVRQKLAVTAETLRLKAKQLALIAKEKESIRDKLAVTAKQLAAIAREKESIRSKLAATAAEKESIRRKLAVTAKQLAVTAKEKESVRQKLAVTAETLRLKAKQQNKIKTKLKESEIRYRRLFETAHDGVLILNSQTGQITDVNPFLEKLLGYSKSEFLNKKLWEVGAFKNTKASRTAFKVLQKEGHLRYEDLPLETKSGQSIEVEFVSNSYMAGETRVIQCNVRDITERKKLELVKETARLLEEERLKVASIADATHELRTPLAIIQGNVDLAMLDKSKNPKSLRSAFLAINYEIKHLSGILSDLTLITSRKGELENRIVYDKVNLRSLIAVIIGRCKAITYKKNISIIARKIPSLIILGDKVYLEKMLTNLIKNSILYGNKNGHTEILAEQSKGFVTISVADDGIGISKEDLPHVFERFYRADKSHNSDGNSIGLGLSIVKWVAEAHGGSVSVKNKSKGCIFSVSLPIKRAR
- a CDS encoding ice-binding family protein, producing MAVFSLALGLAGVTTLFAAVPATSVDLLSAGNFVILSKTGITDVPTSAITGNIGTSPITGAAITGLDCVEVTGMIYTVDATGPACRTTDATLLTQAVSDMEAVYLDVAGRPAGVGSFLNVGAGTVTGQTLLPGTYTWDSAVTIPTDLMLDAQGDANAVWIFQIAGTLDMAAGKRMLLSGGAQTKNIFWQVAGAVTLGAGSHFEGNLLAKTNVAMITGATLNGRALAQTAVTLQSNAISLPSK
- the typA gene encoding translational GTPase TypA, producing MNLRNIAIIAHVDHGKTTLVDALLKQSENFKIKSDGNKDLIMDSNDLERERGITIFAKNVAVKYHDYKINIVDTPGHADFGGEVERIMRMVDGVLLVVDAKEGPMPQTKFVLRKAIQAGHKAIVVINKIDKPGARPEWTLNATFDLFVELGANDDQANFPVIYASGVQGKAGLEANLDAMKDIEPVFDAVVKYIPAPQVNEGKPLQVLTVNLSYDNYKGKIAVGRIYAGVLKKGVPVMHINRAGVMKKISLTSVMLFDGLNRVEVESAGAGDIVAIAGIADVSIGETLADIDHPEALPIIKIDEPTIKMTFGVNTSPFAGKDGKHTTSRNLDERLKQELETDVALSVASTGSPDRWVVAGRGELHLAILIEKMRREGFELEVSKPQVIFKDIDGKKQEPMELVSIEAPEAFSGTVIEMLGKRLGEMKDMKVDRGQVFIDFAIPTRGLIGIRNPFLTATKGNGIMNSIFLGYEPIKGDLDDGQHGSLVSTDNGISNSYGLLNSQDRGHLFIGPQVDVYEGMVVGENAKAGDILVNICKTKELTNFRTKNFGVQEGLEVPHTMGLEDALDYISDDELVEVTPKNIRLRKAFLTTHERNKFDRAAKDKKQA
- a CDS encoding acyl-CoA thioesterase gives rise to the protein MSLEPKTAKESAINDYPYILFETDINPRGTAFGGRVMEVADKVAAIVSRRHSRVDCVTLQVDSLKFIGPAVKGEVLVYKAAVNRVWRTSMEIGVKVYAESPRTGERRHVVSAYFTFVGIGDDSRPITLPQAIPETDEEKRRYEKADLRRQRRLKEDREDSENKKITP